CGCCGCCCGCGCGAACGAGCTGCTGCGTGACGGGCTCACCGGCGTCAAGCGCACCACGCTGGAGCGCGCGCTGGCCACCGGCGTGGAACGGTACGACTACCTCGACCACTACATCGAGGACCTGCCCAACGTGCTGAACCTGGACGCGATCCGCGGCGCGGGCATCCGGCTCGGCGCCGACCCGATGGGCGGCGCCAGCGTCGACTACTGGGAGGAGATCGGCCAGCGCTACGACCTCGAACTCGAGGTGGTCAATCCGTTCGTGGATCCCACTTGGCGGTTCATGACGCTCGACAGCGACGGCAAGATCCGGATGGACCCGTCCTCCCGCTACGCGATGGCCGGGCTGGTCGCGATCAAGGACGACTACGACATCTCCACCGGCAACGACGCCGACGCCGACCGGCACGGCATCGTCACACCCGACGGCGGGTTGATGAACCCGAACCACTTCCTGGCGGTGGCCATCGAATACCTGGTCGCCAACCGGATGGGCTGGGACGCGCTGACCAAGATCGGCAAGACCGCCGTGACCTCGTCCATGATCGACCGGGTGGTCTCCGTGCTCGGCCGCGACGTGCACGAGGTGCCGGTCGGATTCAAGTTCTTCGTGCCCGGATTGTTCAGCGGCAGCCTGGCCTTCGGCGGCGAGGAGAGCGCGGGCGCGTCGTTCCTGCGGATGGACGGCACGGTCTGGACCACCGACAAGGACGGCATCCTGCTCGCGCTGCTCGCGGGCGAGATCGCCGCGGTCACCGGCCAGAGCCCGTCGGCGCGCTACGTCGAGCTCGAGCGCCGCTACGGCAGTCCCGCCTACGCGCGGATCGACGCGCCCGCCACCGCGGAACAGAAAGAGCTGCTCGCGAAGTTGACTCCGGACATGATCACCACGAAGGAGATCGCCGGGGAACCGGTCACCGCCGTGCTCACCAGGGCGCGGGGCAACGGCGCGCCGCTGGGCGGCCTCAAGGTGACCACCGAGAACGCGTGGTTCGCCGCTCGCCCCTCCGGTACCGAGGACAAGTACAAGATCTACGCGGAGTCGTTCCACGGCCCCGAGCACCTCGCCGAGGTGCAGACGGCCGCGGAGGAATTGGTGGGACAGGCGCTGACCGGTGACCGGTAGAACCAAGCCCCTGCCCACCGAGATCTGGGTGCTGGTCGGGGGCGCTTTCGTCATCGCCATCGGGTTCGGCTTGGTCGCCCCGGTGCTGCCGCAGTTCGCGCGCGGGTTCGGCGTCGGCGTCGCGGCCGCATCCGCCATCGTCTCCGCGTTCGCCCTGATGAGGTTGCTGTTCGCGCCGGTGAGCGGGCGGTTGGTGCAGCGGCTGGGGGAGCGGTCGGTCTATCTCGGCGGGCTGCTGATCGTCGCGGCGTCCACCGGCGCCAGCGCGCTGGCCCAGAGTTACTGGCAGCTCATGGTGTTGCGGTCGCTCGGCGGCATCGGCTCGACGATGTTCACCGTGTCGTCGCTGGCGCTGGTCATCCGGATGTCGCCGCCCGAACAGCGCGGCCGGGTCTCCGGGCTGTGGTCGACCAGCTTCCTGGTCGGTTCGGTGAGCGGGCCGCTGGTCGGTGGCGGGTTGTCCGGGCTCGGGCTGCGCTGGCCGTTCGTGATCTACGCCGTGGCGCTGTTCCTGGTCAGCGTGGTGGTGCACCTGAGCCTGCGGCATTCGGAACTGGCCGCGCCGGAGCCGGCCGGTGGGGTGCGCATGATGTCCTTCCGGGAGGGTTGGGCACGGCCGGAGTACCGGGCGGTGCTGCTGTCGAACTTCGCCAACGGCGCCGCCGTGTTCGGCGTCCGGATGGCGTTGGTGCCGTTGCTCGTCGTCGAGGTGTTGCACCAAGCGCCGGGGATGGCCGGTGTCGCGTTGACGGTCTTCGCCGCGGGCAACGTCGCGGTGCTGTTCGCCTCCGGGCGACTGTCCGACCGATGGGGACGCAAACCGTTCGTCATCGTCGGCTCGCTGGTGTGCGCGGCGGGAACGGCGGGGCTCGGCCTGGCGAGCGACCTGCCCTGGCTGCTCGCCACCTCGTTCCTGGCCGGGCTGGGCTCCGGCCTGTTCACGCCCGCTCTGCAGGCCGCCGTCGCCGACGTCATCGGACCCAAGGCGCGCGGCGGGCCGGTGCTGGCCGGCTTCCAGATGGCCGCCGACCTCGGCACCGTCATCGGGCCGGTCGCCGTGGGCGCCCTGGCCCAGCAGGTGTCCTACGGTCTGGCCCTCACAGTGACCGGCGCGCTGCTCGCCGTCGCCGCGCTCGTCTGGGCCGTCGTGCCCGAGCCGTTGCGGCGGGGGAGGGCCGTTCGATCGGAGATTGCCTCCGATCGATCCGGCGGAGCGGACGACACCGAACGGCAAGCGGCCGGGATCGATCGCGCGCTGAGTGACGTGTCCGGTGCGCCGGTAGCCGACAGCGCAGTGCCGGTGGTGGCCTCCTCCGGGGCGGCTCCGCGTGGAGACGGCGTGGAAGATTCGCCTACCCACGTCGGCCGTCCCGAATCGG
Above is a genomic segment from Nocardia sputorum containing:
- the pgm gene encoding phosphoglucomutase (alpha-D-glucose-1,6-bisphosphate-dependent), coding for MAHDRAGRPARPTDLEDIAHLVTAYYSRVPDARDPAQRVAFGTSGHRGSSLDGAFNEAHILAITQSIVEYRATRGITGPVYLARDTHALSEPAWTTALEVLAANDVTAVIDARDRYTPTPALSHAVLRHNRGGAKHQADGIVVTPSHNPPCDGGFKYNPPHGGPADNTATDAIAARANELLRDGLTGVKRTTLERALATGVERYDYLDHYIEDLPNVLNLDAIRGAGIRLGADPMGGASVDYWEEIGQRYDLELEVVNPFVDPTWRFMTLDSDGKIRMDPSSRYAMAGLVAIKDDYDISTGNDADADRHGIVTPDGGLMNPNHFLAVAIEYLVANRMGWDALTKIGKTAVTSSMIDRVVSVLGRDVHEVPVGFKFFVPGLFSGSLAFGGEESAGASFLRMDGTVWTTDKDGILLALLAGEIAAVTGQSPSARYVELERRYGSPAYARIDAPATAEQKELLAKLTPDMITTKEIAGEPVTAVLTRARGNGAPLGGLKVTTENAWFAARPSGTEDKYKIYAESFHGPEHLAEVQTAAEELVGQALTGDR